In one Mauremys mutica isolate MM-2020 ecotype Southern chromosome 3, ASM2049712v1, whole genome shotgun sequence genomic region, the following are encoded:
- the EPCAM gene encoding epithelial cell adhesion molecule, with product MEPLRGAALLLLVAAAVCWAQQDQGCTCAKNKRTTNCIGNATGCWCTSVGSEVSVRCDTLTSKCLLMKAEMAGLKKAGRKEKPKHAYVDNDGIYDPDCENSGNFKARQCNGTSCWCVNTAGARRTEKSDTDLQCSELVRTSWIIIETKHSERSTAVDASLLKDIIKNAFKERYSLNPEYITDVVYEKPYITIELKQNVSQKSAKSVDISDVAYYFEKDVKGDSLIQSGTLQINVSEEPLKFDQALIYYVDEKPPEFSMKRLTAGVIAVIVVVILAIVAGIIVLVITRRRRGKYEKAEAKEMNEMQRELNP from the exons ATGGAGCCGCTCCGCGgggctgcgctgctgctgctggtggccgcCGCCGTGTGCTGGGCTCAGCAGGACCAGG GTTGTACATGTGCCAAAAACAAACGCACAACCAACTGCATTGGCAATGCTACCGGCTGCTGGTGCACGTCCGTTGGGTCAGAAGTCTCAGTCAGGTGTGACACAC TGACTTCAAAATGTCTGCTGATGAAGGCAGAAATGGCTGGTTTAAAGAAGGCTGGTCGTAAGGAGAAGCCAAAACATGCATATGTAGACAACGATGGCATTTATGATCCTGACTGTGAAAACAGTGGCAACTTCAAGGCTAGGCAGTGCAATGGAACTTCCTGCTGGTGCGTGAACACTGCTGGAGCAAGAAGAACTGAAAAGAGTGACACAGACTTGCAGTGCAGTGAACTAGTCAGAACAAG CTGGATCATCAttgaaacaaaacacagtgagagaAGTACAGCTGTGGATGCTTCTCTTTTGAAGGA TATCATCAAAAATGCATTTAAGGAGCGTTACTCGCTGAATCCAGAGTATATAACTGATGTTGTG TATGAAAAACCTTATATCACtattgaactgaaacaaaatgtttcccagaagtctgccaAGAGTGTGGATATATCTGACGTGGCTTACTACTTTGAAAAAGAT GTCAAAGGTGACTCTCTAATTCAGAGTGGCACACTACAGATAAACGTCAGTGAAGAACCTCTAAAATTTGATCAAGCTCTAATCTACTATGTTGATGAAAAGCCCCCAGAGTTTTCCATGAAACGTCTGACTGCTGGTGTTATTGCAGTCATTGTAGTGGTGATACTAGCAATAGTTGCTGGAATTATTGTACTg GTTATCactaggagaaggagaggaaagtatGAGAAGGCTGAG gcaaaggaaatgaatgaaatgcaaaGAGAACTAAACCCATAA